One genomic region from Sulfurimonas sp. encodes:
- a CDS encoding ATP-binding protein, with amino-acid sequence MEILLEEFYKTDINLEKFHDRKIFIGEKSYQINGITKSGKSILVKNYLLSLKKNSYLYIDCSDIRIQTDKLNSSLTSFCNKNRIDVLVLDNYIPSIKFVNVSQLIITSEIHYKFDMLKTLQLFPLDYEEFLAYEHKYDSSALNHFFQLGGFPIMHKIYSDERNIYLQKTLKYSLQEMEFDILCFCAKMMSQKVSAFTIYERLKHIRKISKDKLYKSFDTLHKKNYIHLLEKANHPKATKKVYLCDISLKSALSLDKHFGRLFENMIYLELLKSGVESFYEDGIDFYLPSNDEIILGMPFADERTLFKKMEAIEAFIFSYGIKKVTAVTMNREGSVNHPFSKVEMLPFDIWVLGD; translated from the coding sequence ATGGAAATATTACTCGAAGAGTTTTACAAAACTGATATAAATTTAGAAAAATTTCATGATAGAAAAATATTTATTGGAGAAAAGTCTTACCAAATAAATGGAATTACGAAGAGTGGCAAAAGTATATTAGTTAAAAATTATCTTCTCTCCCTCAAAAAGAACTCTTATCTATACATAGATTGCAGTGATATTAGGATACAAACAGATAAGTTAAATAGTTCCTTGACTTCTTTTTGTAACAAAAACAGAATTGATGTTCTTGTTTTAGATAACTATATTCCATCTATAAAATTTGTTAATGTCTCTCAACTAATAATTACTTCAGAAATTCACTATAAATTTGATATGTTAAAGACTCTGCAACTCTTTCCATTAGACTATGAAGAATTCTTAGCCTATGAGCATAAATACGATTCTAGTGCACTAAATCATTTCTTTCAACTTGGTGGTTTCCCAATTATGCATAAAATATACTCAGATGAGAGAAATATCTATCTACAAAAAACTCTAAAGTATTCTCTCCAAGAGATGGAGTTTGACATACTGTGTTTTTGTGCGAAGATGATGTCTCAAAAGGTTTCTGCATTTACCATATATGAAAGACTCAAACATATTAGAAAAATATCAAAAGATAAACTATATAAATCTTTTGATACTCTGCATAAAAAAAACTATATCCATCTTTTAGAAAAAGCGAACCATCCAAAAGCTACAAAAAAAGTATACCTTTGTGACATCTCTTTAAAATCTGCACTTAGTCTTGATAAACACTTTGGAAGACTCTTTGAAAATATGATTTATTTAGAATTACTAAAGTCAGGGGTTGAATCCTTTTATGAAGATGGAATAGACTTTTATCTTCCTTCTAATGATGAAATTATCTTAGGAATGCCATTTGCGGATGAGAGAACTCTTTTTAAAAAAATGGAGGCAATAGAAGCTTTTATATTTTCTTACGGTATAAAAAAAGTAACTGCTGTAACAATGAATAGAGAAGGAAGTGTTAATCACCCTTTTTCAAAGGTTGAGATGCTACCATTTGATATCTGGGTATTAGGAGATTAA
- a CDS encoding cytochrome-c peroxidase — protein sequence MKTILLLFFTIVLFATEPISPIPIDIRVDLKKAKLGQKLFSDTTLSKDNSTSCLSCHDIFNGGADSNIVSSGFANKRGNVQSPTVLNARYNFKQFWNGRAENLTQQANGPINNPVEHNMNPKIVEDRLNDSSQYKKLFKKVYGTSVISYKQVLDAIVEFENALTTPNSKFDKFLRGETKLSKDEKEGYILFKKNGCITCHNGINIGGNAFQKMGTFLEYKTKNDYPDRSKITYNPNHKNVFKVPTLRNINKTAPYFHDGSAKTLKEALSAMTKHNLGIKLDDKEVKKIISFLKTLDGELPKILEKK from the coding sequence ATGAAGACAATATTATTACTTTTTTTTACTATTGTTCTTTTTGCCACTGAACCTATATCACCGATTCCTATAGATATAAGAGTAGATTTAAAAAAAGCTAAACTTGGTCAAAAACTGTTTTCTGATACTACTCTTTCTAAAGATAATTCAACTTCCTGTCTTAGTTGTCATGATATTTTTAATGGTGGAGCTGACTCTAACATAGTTTCTAGTGGTTTCGCGAACAAAAGAGGCAATGTCCAGTCCCCTACAGTATTAAACGCTAGATACAATTTTAAACAATTTTGGAATGGTCGAGCAGAAAACCTAACACAACAAGCTAATGGTCCAATAAACAATCCAGTTGAACATAACATGAATCCAAAAATTGTTGAAGATAGACTAAATGATTCATCACAATACAAAAAACTTTTTAAAAAGGTTTATGGAACTTCAGTGATTTCTTACAAACAAGTCCTAGATGCAATAGTAGAATTTGAAAATGCTCTTACTACACCAAACTCTAAATTTGACAAATTTTTAAGAGGCGAAACTAAACTGAGTAAAGATGAAAAAGAGGGTTATATTCTTTTTAAAAAAAACGGCTGTATTACTTGTCATAATGGAATTAATATTGGTGGTAATGCATTTCAAAAAATGGGAACATTTTTAGAGTATAAAACAAAAAATGACTATCCTGACAGAAGTAAAATCACATATAATCCAAATCATAAAAATGTTTTTAAAGTTCCTACACTTAGAAACATAAATAAAACAGCTCCTTACTTTCATGATGGCAGTGCTAAAACACTAAAAGAAGCTTTGAGTGCAATGACTAAACATAACTTAGGAATTAAACTTGATGATAAAGAAGTTAAAAAAATCATTTCTTTTTTAAAAACACTTGATGGTGAACTACCTAAAATACTGGAAAAAAAATGA
- a CDS encoding MqnA/MqnD/SBP family protein: MVFGKIEYLNLLPFHVFMKRFTKSSQQSMSMNYKRGVPAKINKEFLSRRVDAAFISSISAKKYRHVNLGIIAKKEVLSVLVIPNVKNEADIESASSNVLAKILDIKGKVLIGDKALKHYLDKKPYIDLASQWNSRYKLPFVFALLCYHKDKRLYKNIEIQFLKQKIKIPQYLLNSASIRTGVLKEDILNYLSYISYDLDFKAKKGLSLFYKKSSY; this comes from the coding sequence ATGGTTTTTGGAAAAATAGAATATTTAAATCTTTTACCCTTTCATGTTTTTATGAAACGCTTTACAAAGAGTTCACAACAAAGCATGAGTATGAACTATAAGCGTGGTGTACCTGCAAAAATTAATAAAGAATTTTTATCTCGCAGAGTAGATGCCGCTTTTATATCTAGTATTAGTGCAAAAAAATATAGACATGTAAACCTTGGAATAATCGCAAAAAAAGAAGTTCTTAGCGTTTTAGTCATCCCAAATGTAAAAAATGAAGCCGATATAGAGTCTGCTAGTTCTAATGTACTGGCAAAAATTTTAGATATTAAAGGCAAAGTTCTAATAGGTGATAAAGCTCTTAAGCATTACCTCGATAAAAAACCTTATATAGACTTAGCATCTCAGTGGAACTCTAGATACAAACTACCATTTGTTTTTGCTCTACTTTGCTATCACAAAGATAAACGACTATATAAAAATATTGAAATACAGTTTTTAAAACAAAAAATAAAAATTCCACAATATCTTTTAAATTCAGCATCTATAAGAACAGGTGTTTTAAAAGAAGATATACTTAACTATCTTTCATACATTTCGTATGATTTAGATTTTAAAGCAAAAAAAGGTCTTTCACTTTTTTATAAAAAAAGTTCCTATTAA
- a CDS encoding MoaD/ThiS family protein, whose protein sequence is MVRVEFLGPIQKEALELDISNLNELADLLKDDEQMKEWLETSAVAVNDTLVSTRDFVLKDGDKVALLPPVCGG, encoded by the coding sequence TTGGTAAGAGTTGAATTTTTAGGACCTATACAAAAAGAAGCATTAGAATTGGATATCTCAAACTTAAATGAGTTAGCGGATTTACTTAAAGATGATGAGCAGATGAAAGAGTGGCTAGAAACTTCAGCAGTTGCAGTAAACGACACACTTGTAAGTACAAGAGATTTTGTTTTAAAAGATGGAGATAAAGTAGCATTACTTCCTCCAGTTTGCGGTGGTTGA
- a CDS encoding molybdopterin synthase catalytic subunit, translated as MLYLYDGSLDVPTILKDWYEQEVTSNYGAYIPFVGTVRSENEIDGLSFDIYEPILKKWFNSWQEKAKVKGAIIKMAHSRGDVMLHESSYIAAVFSPKRRVALEFIDEFVEDFKASAPIWKYDLKDGQRIYAKDRSTAIKGSGILK; from the coding sequence ATGCTATATCTTTATGATGGTTCTTTAGATGTACCAACAATTTTAAAAGATTGGTATGAGCAAGAAGTAACAAGTAATTATGGGGCTTATATACCTTTTGTTGGGACTGTTAGAAGTGAAAATGAAATAGATGGACTTAGTTTTGATATATATGAGCCTATTTTAAAAAAGTGGTTTAATTCTTGGCAGGAAAAAGCAAAAGTAAAAGGTGCGATTATAAAAATGGCTCACTCTCGTGGAGATGTTATGCTTCACGAATCATCTTATATAGCAGCAGTTTTTTCTCCAAAAAGAAGAGTTGCCTTAGAGTTTATAGATGAATTTGTAGAAGACTTTAAAGCATCTGCACCTATTTGGAAATATGATTTAAAAGATGGGCAACGCATCTATGCAAAAGATAGATCAACAGCTATAAAAGGGAGTGGCATTTTAAAATGA
- a CDS encoding molybdopterin molybdotransferase MoeA, which yields MKLLSYETSQTMLDLLDVGSLRTENLPLSSSLGRILAEDIVAEFNDPQFPTASMDGYALKHEDLDEDSILILGDNPAGHNETRIVNSGECIKTFTGSKMPEGADTLIQIENVSVNDGKIIIDEKVSFGSSVRPIGEAYKAGDILIQKGTKVGFAEIGVMAGLNCVMVKVALKPRVAVISTGSEILDLGEQSDNPAQIRSSNNYTLCALFEQAGAQTIQLGVAPDDKESIMQTFENALSSADILISTGGVSVGDYDFVKDIIPRLGAEIVYKGVAIKPGKHIIVAQRNGKFILALPGFAYSSTVTSILYGLPLVSKMLGTKEAYKKIEAKLSEDFTKRSRLSEFTACNVELIDGEYFVNFKDKKIGSSAILTNLLNSSALMITSEDDGDLEKGTFVSVILLDAF from the coding sequence ATGAAATTATTATCGTATGAAACAAGTCAAACAATGTTAGATTTATTAGATGTTGGAAGTTTAAGAACTGAAAACTTACCATTAAGTTCTTCACTTGGGCGTATTTTAGCTGAGGATATAGTAGCAGAGTTTAATGACCCTCAATTTCCAACAGCATCTATGGATGGATATGCACTAAAGCATGAAGATTTAGATGAAGATAGCATCTTGATTCTTGGAGATAATCCAGCAGGACATAATGAAACAAGAATAGTAAATAGTGGAGAATGTATTAAAACATTTACAGGTTCAAAGATGCCAGAGGGAGCAGACACGCTTATACAGATAGAAAATGTAAGTGTAAATGATGGAAAGATTATTATAGATGAGAAAGTTTCTTTTGGTTCTTCTGTTCGTCCGATTGGTGAGGCGTATAAAGCGGGAGATATCCTTATACAAAAAGGTACTAAAGTAGGTTTTGCAGAGATAGGAGTTATGGCAGGTTTAAACTGTGTAATGGTAAAAGTTGCACTAAAACCTAGAGTAGCAGTTATCTCAACAGGTAGTGAAATCTTAGACCTTGGAGAACAAAGTGATAATCCAGCACAAATAAGAAGCTCAAATAACTATACTCTTTGTGCCTTATTTGAACAAGCAGGAGCACAGACAATTCAGCTTGGAGTCGCACCTGATGACAAAGAGTCAATAATGCAAACATTTGAGAATGCTCTTAGCTCGGCTGATATTCTCATAAGCACGGGTGGAGTAAGTGTAGGAGATTATGATTTTGTAAAAGATATTATTCCTCGTCTTGGTGCAGAGATAGTTTACAAAGGTGTAGCAATAAAACCAGGTAAACACATTATAGTGGCACAGAGAAATGGAAAGTTTATTTTAGCTCTTCCTGGATTTGCATACTCTTCAACAGTTACATCTATACTTTATGGACTTCCCCTTGTTTCAAAAATGCTTGGAACTAAAGAAGCATATAAAAAGATAGAAGCAAAACTGAGTGAAGATTTTACAAAACGAAGTCGTTTGAGTGAGTTTACAGCTTGTAATGTTGAACTAATAGATGGAGAGTACTTTGTGAATTTTAAAGATAAAAAAATTGGAAGTTCTGCAATTCTTACAAATCTTCTAAACTCTAGTGCATTAATGATAACAAGTGAAGATGATGGTGACCTTGAAAAAGGAACTTTTGTAAGTGTGATTTTATTGGATGCTTTTTAG
- a CDS encoding ribonuclease HII — MLCGIDEAGRGPIAGDLVIAGCILNSPVDGLNDSKKLTEKKRESLFELIIKASSYHIVKFSAQSIDADGISKCLASGLREIMKNLKCEEYLFDGNTTFGVEGLSTMVKADGEIAEVSAASILAKVTHDRDILKEALKYPEYHFEKHKGYGTKLHIEMIKKHGYCEIHRRSYKLKALEATLF, encoded by the coding sequence ATGCTATGTGGCATCGATGAAGCTGGTCGTGGACCTATTGCTGGGGATTTAGTTATCGCTGGTTGTATCTTAAACTCTCCCGTAGATGGATTGAATGATTCTAAAAAATTGACTGAAAAAAAAAGAGAATCTCTTTTTGAGTTAATCATCAAAGCATCTAGCTACCATATAGTAAAGTTTTCTGCTCAAAGCATAGATGCTGATGGCATCTCAAAATGTTTAGCATCTGGACTTAGAGAGATTATGAAAAATTTAAAATGCGAAGAGTATCTCTTTGATGGAAACACAACTTTTGGAGTTGAGGGCTTATCCACAATGGTAAAAGCAGATGGGGAAATTGCAGAGGTTAGTGCAGCATCTATACTTGCAAAAGTTACACATGATAGAGATATTTTAAAAGAAGCTTTAAAATATCCTGAGTATCATTTTGAAAAACACAAAGGGTATGGAACTAAATTACACATAGAGATGATAAAAAAACATGGTTATTGCGAGATTCATAGAAGAAGTTACAAGCTTAAAGCACTTGAAGCAACTCTTTTTTAA